In Nocardia asteroides, a single genomic region encodes these proteins:
- a CDS encoding GAF domain-containing protein: MVSNLAGGRPRGQQEDAATRPREGITAAPAAEHGSELGALEAYAAQAHGYLGAGGEQLSQLAGLLRPLVLESWLRSVRGGIDPLDPVDGRGLRGADLQRYRDAHPIAVLMPLIDKLLVQDAARGGLIVVVADQFGRVLTVHGNEDLVSAVAEIGLRAGDDLSERRVGTGAVGLVVRTGRAAWIHGPEHFLHRMHQLTGAAAPVHAPDGRLVGVLMIAGGVRVARPEILALVKAAATAAEMDLLLRAMRAERHGSPDDPAPPIGRLALDVLGLGQPQLSTPTGRVLLSQRHAEILLLLTEHPEGLGADHLALLLDDTDLDNGTIRAAMSRLRAVVGPAVFGSRPYRLRTHVATDVDALRGALDSGDVDAALRLYAGPVLPRSNAPGILDIRDELRVRLRAAVLNSGDSAVLRRWTAGPEGRDDADAWVAYRATVDRESPLYAQIEAKIRVLDRRLGADATRMQRFAP; encoded by the coding sequence ATGGTCAGCAATCTTGCGGGTGGGCGGCCTCGAGGGCAGCAAGAAGACGCCGCTACCAGACCGCGCGAAGGTATTACGGCGGCCCCTGCTGCGGAGCACGGCTCCGAGCTCGGTGCGCTGGAGGCCTATGCCGCGCAGGCCCACGGGTACCTCGGCGCGGGTGGCGAGCAGCTGTCGCAGCTCGCCGGTCTGCTGCGCCCCCTGGTCCTCGAATCGTGGTTGCGGAGCGTGCGCGGTGGCATCGATCCGCTCGACCCGGTGGACGGCCGCGGGCTGCGCGGCGCCGATCTGCAGCGCTACCGGGACGCGCACCCGATCGCCGTGCTGATGCCGCTCATCGACAAACTCCTCGTGCAGGACGCCGCGCGCGGCGGGCTCATCGTGGTGGTCGCCGACCAGTTCGGCCGGGTGCTCACCGTGCACGGCAACGAGGATCTGGTGAGCGCGGTCGCCGAGATCGGGCTGCGCGCGGGCGACGACCTGAGCGAGCGGCGGGTCGGCACCGGCGCCGTCGGGCTCGTCGTCCGCACCGGCCGCGCGGCCTGGATCCACGGTCCCGAGCACTTCCTGCACCGCATGCACCAGCTCACCGGCGCGGCCGCCCCCGTGCACGCGCCCGACGGCAGGCTGGTCGGGGTGCTGATGATCGCGGGTGGCGTCCGGGTGGCGCGGCCGGAGATCCTCGCCCTGGTCAAGGCCGCGGCCACCGCCGCAGAGATGGACCTGCTGCTGCGCGCCATGCGGGCCGAGCGGCACGGCTCCCCTGACGATCCGGCCCCGCCGATCGGCAGGCTCGCGCTCGACGTGCTCGGCCTCGGCCAGCCACAGCTCTCCACGCCGACCGGCCGGGTGCTGCTCTCCCAGCGCCACGCCGAGATCCTGCTGCTGCTCACCGAGCACCCCGAGGGGCTCGGCGCCGACCACCTCGCGCTGCTGCTCGACGACACCGACCTGGACAACGGCACCATCAGGGCCGCCATGTCCCGGCTGCGCGCGGTCGTCGGCCCCGCCGTCTTCGGCTCCCGGCCGTACCGGCTGCGCACCCACGTGGCTACCGACGTCGACGCGCTGCGCGGTGCGCTCGACTCCGGCGACGTCGACGCCGCGCTCCGGCTCTACGCCGGGCCGGTGCTGCCGCGCTCGAACGCCCCCGGCATCCTCGACATCCGCGACGAACTGCGGGTGCGGCTGCGCGCGGCGGTACTGAACTCCGGCGACTCCGCCGTGCTGCGCAGGTGGACCGCGGGCCCCGAGGGGCGGGACGACGCCGACGCCTGGGTGGCATATCGCGCCACCGTCGATCGCGAATCCCCGCTGTATGCGCAGATAGAGGCCAAGATCCGGGTTCTCGACCGCAGGCTCGGCGCCGATGCAACGCGGATGCAACGTTTCGCCCCATAG
- the mftF gene encoding mycofactocin biosynthesis glycosyltransferase MftF (Members of this protein family, MftF, are glycosyltransferases, members of PF00535 (glycosyl transferase family 2). The encoding gene is found as part of the mycofactocin cassette, in Mycobacterium tuberculosis, many other Actinobacteria, and occasional members of other lineages. Mycofactocin itself, a putative redox carrier, is a heavily modified derivative of the C-terminal Val-Tyr dipeptide of the mycofactocin precursor MftA (TIGR03969).), with translation MRHDRLPDGFGVRIDPRVRAFSGGRILIGGSPARLLRLAPEAAAMIGDGYLEVTDQRSATVARRLLDSGVGNPRPRLLPSPEQVTVVVPLRDNAAGLDRLLAGISEHHRVIVVDDGSTEPVRDPLRRAAVTVLRHDRALGPSAARNAGLRAATTDYVAFLDSDVVPRTGWLEVMLGHFSDPEVALVAPRIVALDPRANALARYEHSRSSLDLGRREAAVRSNTVVSYVPSAALLVRRQALLDAGGFDEDMRVAEDVDLCWRLERAGWRLRYEPAARVAHDHRVTFRSWFARRRYYGTGAAPLAERHAELVSPLTLPAWTLLAAVLFGTGTKLGAAGGIGTLFAAGLRLRRALAGLDNPNRIAAIYVTRGFAGGLWRIASAACRHYWPVTLLAVLASRRIRRVALLLAVGEGLVDWYTHYQRDGLDPVRYLGFKRLDDIAYGSGLWLGAYRARSAAALTPVLRFRMG, from the coding sequence ATGCGCCACGATCGCCTGCCCGACGGTTTCGGGGTGCGGATCGATCCGCGGGTGCGCGCGTTCTCGGGCGGCCGGATCCTGATCGGCGGCTCGCCCGCCCGGCTGCTGCGGCTCGCGCCGGAGGCCGCCGCCATGATCGGCGACGGCTACCTGGAGGTCACCGATCAGCGCTCGGCCACGGTGGCGCGGCGGCTGCTCGACTCGGGGGTCGGCAATCCGCGCCCGCGGCTGCTGCCGTCGCCGGAGCAGGTGACGGTGGTGGTGCCGCTGCGCGACAACGCCGCCGGGCTCGACCGGTTGCTGGCCGGAATCTCCGAGCACCACCGGGTGATCGTGGTGGACGACGGCTCGACCGAGCCGGTGCGCGACCCGCTGCGGCGGGCGGCGGTCACCGTGCTGCGGCACGACCGGGCGCTCGGCCCGTCGGCCGCGCGCAATGCCGGGCTGCGCGCCGCGACGACCGACTACGTTGCCTTCCTCGACAGCGACGTGGTCCCGCGCACCGGGTGGCTGGAGGTCATGCTCGGGCACTTCAGCGACCCCGAGGTGGCGCTGGTCGCGCCGCGCATCGTCGCGCTCGACCCGCGCGCCAATGCCCTTGCCCGCTACGAGCATTCGCGTTCGTCGCTGGACCTGGGGCGGCGCGAGGCCGCGGTGCGCTCGAACACCGTGGTCAGCTACGTGCCGAGCGCTGCGCTGCTGGTGCGCAGGCAGGCGCTGCTGGACGCGGGCGGCTTCGACGAGGACATGCGGGTCGCGGAGGACGTCGACCTGTGCTGGCGGCTGGAGCGCGCGGGCTGGCGGCTGCGGTACGAGCCGGCCGCCAGGGTGGCGCACGACCACCGGGTGACCTTCCGCTCCTGGTTCGCGCGCAGGCGGTACTACGGCACCGGCGCCGCCCCGCTGGCGGAGCGGCACGCGGAGCTGGTCTCCCCGCTCACGCTGCCCGCCTGGACCCTGCTCGCCGCCGTGCTCTTCGGCACCGGCACCAAGCTCGGCGCGGCGGGCGGGATCGGCACGCTGTTCGCGGCCGGGCTGCGGCTGCGCCGGGCGCTCGCCGGGCTGGACAACCCGAATCGGATCGCGGCGATCTACGTCACCAGGGGCTTCGCCGGCGGGCTGTGGCGGATCGCCTCCGCGGCCTGCAGGCACTACTGGCCGGTGACGCTGCTCGCGGTGCTGGCCTCGCGCCGGATCCGGCGGGTGGCGCTGCTGCTCGCGGTCGGCGAGGGGCTGGTCGACTGGTACACGCACTACCAGCGCGACGGCCTCGACCCGGTGCGGTACCTGGGCTTCAAGCGGCTGGACGACATCGCCTACGGCTCCGGGCTGTGGCTCGGGGCGTACCGGGCGCGCAGCGCGGCCGCGCTCACCCCGGTGCTCCGCTTCCGGATGGGCTGA
- the mftR2 gene encoding mycofactocin system transcriptional regulator MftR2 yields MGVGRTQAGGAGNSLSEAEIVEAALRVVRQDGVAKLSMRRLSRELGVSPMAPYYYVADKRELLDLVATAALTGLRTPPPDSGPWQLRLRDLIDQIDEKLRKHPGLGDILLEQMLGKQLDLITAIMEILVDAGFDDRNVLAAYATIHTYLFGRSRVQPRDRYSPPDVTLPEPVARASRYMADLRGRYSYDFGMEVLVAGLEAQLVRRPRADVG; encoded by the coding sequence ATGGGAGTCGGACGCACGCAGGCCGGCGGGGCGGGCAACTCGCTCTCGGAGGCCGAGATCGTCGAGGCCGCACTGCGGGTGGTCCGCCAGGACGGCGTGGCGAAGCTCTCCATGCGGCGACTATCCCGCGAACTCGGCGTCTCGCCGATGGCCCCCTACTACTACGTGGCCGACAAGCGCGAGCTGCTCGACCTGGTCGCCACCGCCGCGCTCACCGGACTCCGCACGCCACCGCCGGATTCCGGGCCGTGGCAGCTGCGGCTGCGCGACCTGATCGACCAGATCGACGAGAAGCTGCGCAAGCACCCCGGGCTCGGCGACATCCTGCTCGAACAGATGCTCGGCAAACAGCTCGACCTGATCACCGCCATCATGGAGATCCTGGTCGACGCCGGCTTCGACGACCGCAACGTGCTCGCCGCCTACGCCACGATCCACACCTACCTCTTCGGCCGCAGCCGGGTGCAGCCGCGCGACCGCTACTCGCCCCCGGACGTCACCCTGCCGGAGCCGGTGGCCCGGGCCAGCCGATACATGGCGGACCTGCGCGGCCGCTACTCCTACGACTTCGGCATGGAGGTGCTCGTCGCCGGGCTGGAGGCCCAGCTTGTCCGCCGGCCGCGCGCCGACGTAGGATAA
- the mftG gene encoding mycofactocin system GMC family oxidoreductase MftG — MRPEPDTLVVGAGTAGCVVAARLSADPAHTVLVLEAGPVWATPALAPPGLLDAATLPLDPAAPWLRHYPAVLGYADGVPVAATLVRGAALGGSGAVNGAYFIRPPAADLAAWSAQVGDDSWSAAALAPVFAAIERDLDFGSAPYHGTDGPIPVRRPAAPDDPFTAAALAAGFPTVPDWNAPDAPATGVGPVPCSLDGPLRADTGSRYLLPALSRPNLALRGGTQVTGLLIERGRVAGVRTETETMRAGRVVLCAGAIESAALLLRSGIGPPDELRAAGIEPMLAAPVGLHCADHPEIGLDYRAAVRRPGAVALETVLELDGVEVRPYALEFAPGVRRIGVALMRPATTGTLRLRAADPRVPPVIEHNHLAAAADRRAMRDGLGGAAELLSGMAGARASAQPPAAAGLPAILTTSQHLAGSCRMGRQDDNHAVVDRMGRLYGLDDLWIADLSIVPVPLSRGPQAMVVALAELIAAGLRG, encoded by the coding sequence GTGCGGCCGGAGCCGGACACGCTGGTCGTCGGCGCCGGTACCGCAGGCTGCGTGGTCGCCGCCCGGTTGAGCGCCGACCCCGCGCACACCGTGCTGGTCCTGGAGGCCGGCCCGGTCTGGGCGACCCCCGCGCTGGCTCCGCCCGGCCTGCTCGACGCCGCGACGCTGCCGCTCGACCCGGCCGCGCCGTGGCTGCGGCACTACCCCGCCGTGCTCGGGTACGCCGACGGCGTCCCGGTCGCGGCCACCCTGGTGCGCGGGGCGGCGCTCGGCGGCTCCGGCGCGGTCAACGGGGCCTACTTCATCCGCCCGCCCGCCGCCGACCTTGCCGCCTGGTCCGCGCAGGTCGGCGACGACAGCTGGAGCGCTGCCGCGCTGGCGCCGGTCTTCGCGGCGATCGAGCGCGACCTGGACTTCGGCTCCGCGCCCTACCACGGCACCGACGGCCCCATCCCGGTGCGCCGCCCCGCCGCGCCGGACGACCCCTTCACCGCCGCCGCGCTGGCCGCGGGCTTCCCCACGGTGCCGGACTGGAATGCCCCTGATGCCCCCGCCACCGGCGTCGGCCCGGTGCCCTGCTCGCTGGACGGCCCGCTGCGCGCCGACACCGGCTCCCGCTACCTGCTGCCCGCGCTGAGCAGGCCGAACCTCGCGCTGCGCGGCGGAACCCAGGTCACCGGGCTGCTCATCGAGCGCGGCCGGGTGGCCGGGGTGCGCACGGAGACCGAGACCATGCGCGCGGGCCGGGTGGTGCTCTGCGCCGGCGCCATCGAGTCGGCGGCGCTGCTGCTGCGCTCCGGTATCGGCCCGCCGGACGAGCTGCGCGCCGCCGGGATCGAGCCGATGCTGGCGGCGCCGGTCGGGCTGCACTGCGCCGACCACCCGGAGATCGGGCTCGACTACCGCGCCGCTGTGCGCCGCCCCGGCGCGGTGGCGCTGGAGACGGTGCTGGAGCTGGACGGCGTCGAGGTGCGGCCGTACGCGCTGGAGTTCGCGCCGGGGGTGCGCCGGATCGGGGTCGCGCTCATGCGCCCGGCTACCACCGGAACGCTCCGGCTGCGCGCCGCCGACCCCCGCGTGCCTCCTGTGATCGAACACAACCACCTGGCCGCCGCGGCCGATCGGCGGGCGATGCGCGACGGCCTCGGCGGCGCGGCCGAACTGCTGTCCGGGATGGCGGGCGCGCGGGCGTCGGCGCAGCCGCCCGCGGCGGCCGGACTGCCCGCGATTCTCACCACTTCGCAACATTTGGCCGGCTCCTGTCGCATGGGGAGGCAGGATGACAACCATGCGGTGGTGGACCGGATGGGACGGCTGTACGGCCTGGACGACCTGTGGATCGCGGACCTGTCGATCGTGCCGGTCCCGCTGTCCCGCGGGCCGCAGGCGATGGTCGTCGCGCTCGCGGAGCTGATCGCGGCCGGCCTGCGCGGATAA
- a CDS encoding ferredoxin--NADP reductase codes for MTTVEVPHGSRSAVLRVAAVVAETADACSLVFEVPDALRERFQYKPGQFLTLRIPSDRTGSVARCYSLASSPHTDDAPKVTVKRTDGGYGSNWVCDNVKAGDELEVLPPSGVFTPKDLGADLLLFGAGSGITPVMSILKSALDQGSGRIVLVYANRDAASVIFADELRELAKRHPGRLTVLHWLESLQGLPSTEQLAGLVAPYTEHHAFMCGPKAFMDRVHDALGTLGVPRDRTHAEVFNSLAGDPFAEHVAAEVSDADAADAATVEVELDGETHELRWPRKQTLVDIMLDRGIDVPYSCQEGECGSCACTVLEGKVEMDNAEILDPEDIENGYILGCQARPITDRLRIQF; via the coding sequence ATGACCACCGTCGAGGTCCCCCATGGTTCGCGTTCGGCCGTGCTGCGCGTCGCCGCGGTCGTCGCGGAGACGGCCGACGCCTGCTCGCTCGTCTTCGAGGTGCCGGACGCGTTGCGCGAGCGGTTCCAGTACAAGCCGGGCCAGTTCCTGACCCTGCGCATTCCCAGCGACCGCACCGGCTCGGTGGCGCGCTGCTACTCCCTGGCCAGCTCGCCGCATACCGACGACGCGCCCAAGGTGACGGTGAAGCGCACCGACGGCGGCTACGGCTCCAACTGGGTCTGCGACAACGTCAAGGCAGGTGACGAGCTAGAGGTGCTCCCGCCCTCCGGCGTCTTCACCCCCAAGGATCTCGGCGCCGACCTGCTGCTCTTCGGCGCGGGCAGCGGCATCACGCCGGTCATGTCCATCCTGAAGTCCGCGCTGGATCAGGGCTCCGGCCGGATCGTGCTGGTCTATGCCAACCGGGACGCCGCCTCGGTGATCTTCGCCGACGAGCTGCGCGAGCTGGCCAAGCGCCACCCCGGCAGGCTCACCGTGCTGCACTGGCTGGAGAGCCTGCAGGGGCTGCCGAGCACCGAGCAGCTGGCCGGGCTGGTGGCGCCCTACACCGAGCACCACGCCTTCATGTGCGGCCCCAAGGCGTTCATGGACCGGGTGCACGACGCGCTCGGCACGCTCGGCGTCCCGCGCGACCGCACGCACGCCGAGGTCTTCAACTCGCTGGCGGGCGACCCGTTCGCCGAGCACGTCGCCGCCGAGGTGAGCGACGCGGACGCCGCCGACGCCGCCACCGTCGAGGTGGAGCTGGACGGCGAGACGCACGAGCTGCGCTGGCCGCGCAAGCAGACACTGGTCGACATCATGCTCGACAGGGGCATCGACGTGCCCTACTCCTGCCAGGAGGGCGAGTGCGGCTCCTGCGCCTGCACCGTGCTCGAGGGCAAGGTCGAGATGGACAACGCCGAGATCCTCGACCCCGAGGACATCGAGAACGGGTACATCCTCGGCTGCCAGGCCCGCCCGATCACCGACCGGCTGCGCATCCAGTTCTGA